A window of Synchiropus splendidus isolate RoL2022-P1 chromosome 9, RoL_Sspl_1.0, whole genome shotgun sequence contains these coding sequences:
- the dicer1 gene encoding endoribonuclease Dicer isoform X2, with the protein MAGLKLITPATSSMGPFFALPWQQEAIHDNIYTPRKYQVELLEAALEHNTIVCLNSGSGKTFIAVLLTKELSHQIRGDYKENAKRTIFLVNSASSVGQQATVIRTHSDLQVGEYTDLVGSLSWTDEQWTHEIASHQVLVMTCHTFLQILRNKVLPLSQINLVVFDDCHLAIADHPYRNVMELFDGSSCPRILGLTASILNGKCNPSKLEEKIQNLERILKSNAETATDLVVLDRHASQPREVVLDCGTYLDESGLSSCLLRELDGALDFLSDCNIAVPIEEKDPTLISKQILCDCRVVLQVLGPWSADKAAGIMVRELQKYIKHELDDFNRRFLLFTETILRKIHALCEVHFSPASLDLRFVTPKVLKLLEILHEYKPFERQQFESVEWYNNRNQDNYVSWSDSEDEEVETKERPEANFPSPFTNILCGIIFVERRYTAVVLNRLIKEAGKQDPELAYINNNFITGHSICKNQPRNKQMEIEFRKQEEVLRKFRAHETNLLIATSIVEEGVDIPKCNLVVRFDLPSEYRSYVQSKGRARAPVSNYIMLADSERTKSFEDDLSTYKAIEKILRNKCSKSVEVSEFDTDQEFDDDNILPPYVLRSEDGGPQVTINTAIGHINRYCARLPSDPFTHLAPKCKTVETQDGKFQSTLYLPINSPLRTPVQGPEMSCVRLAEKAVALLCCEKLHKMGELDDHLMPVGKETVKYEEELDLHDEEETCVPGRPGSTKRRQCYPKAIPECLQDSYTEPEQTYYLYVIGMVLTTPLPDELNFRRRKLYPPEDTTRCFGILTARPIPRIPYFPVYTRSGEVTISIELQKSDFKLTSGQLDLITRLHQYIFSHILRLEKPALEYKPMLADSAYCVLPLNVVGDSDALDIDFKFMEDIENSEARIGIPTTQYTKQNPFIFKLEDYQDAVIIPRYRNFDQPHRFYVADVYTDLTPLSKFPSPEYETFAEYYKTKYNLDLSNLNQPLLDVDHTSSRLNLLTPRHLNQKGKALPLSSAEKRKAKWESLQNKQILVPELCAIHPIPASLWRKAVCLPSILYRLHCLLTAEELRSRTAKEAGVGSETLPPDFRYPNLDFGWKQAIDSKILIFALESCSVDSGDCSTSSEQLHHESPHPMYQSPHNSALPEESTCSKSHMNGSTLVTNLSNRVCPPRESLYQPESCSLALNNSPVKLSSESLQCPTSFSVKPCQSLNNPSTSPQQHSNEQTPKKFSEHTSISTSISFKNPNTPSAQNTCTVETIPSLDVNPIAPSRDMTPTFHKSLGPNPGLILQALTLSNASDGFNLERLEMLGDSFLKHAITTYLFCTYPDAHEGRLSYMRSKKVSNCNLYRLGKKKGLPSMMVVSIFDPPVNWLPPGYVVNQDKCSTDKLDLEET; encoded by the exons ATGGCTGGCCTAAAACTCATCACCCCTGCAACATCATCCATGGGGCCCTTTTTTGCTCTTCCGTGGCAGCAGGAGGCAATCCATGACAACATCTACACACCGCGGAAGTACCAG GTAGAACTTCTCGAGGCAGCTTTGGAACATAATACTATTGTATGCTTGAACAGTGGCTCAGGGAAGACATTTATTGCAGTACTGCTAACAAAAGAACTCTCACACCAAATACGTGGGGATTACAAAGAGAATGCAAAAAGGACTATATTTCTAGTGAACTCAG CTTCCTCTGTTGGCCAGCAAGCAACAGTCATCCGCACTCACTCTGACCTCCAGGTGGGAGAATATACAGATTTAGTGGGGAGTTTGTCATGGACAGACGAACAGTGGACTCACGAGATTGCCAGTCACCAG GTCTTGGTAATGACTTGTCATACATTTCTCCAGATATTGAGAAATAAAGTCTTACCTCTGTCACAAATAAACCTTGTGGTTTTTGATGATTGCCACCTGGCGATCGCAGACCATCCTTACCGCAATGTCATGGAG CTGTTTGATGGCTCTTCCTGTCCTCGTATCCTGGGTCTCACAGCTTCCATTCTCAATGGCAAGTGCAACCCATCGAAATTGGAGGAGAAGATCCAGAATCTTGAGAGAATCTTGAAAAGCAATGCTGAAACTGCAACTGACCTCGTGGTCCTTGACAG ACATGCCTCTCAGCCACGAGAGGTTGTGCTGGACTGTGGAACCTATTTGGATGAGAGCGGTCTGTCCTCCTGTTTGCTGCGGGAGCTGGATGGTGCACTTGACTTTCTCAGTGACTGCAATATCGCTGTTCCCATTGAAGAAAAGGATCCCACTTTGATTTCTAAGCAg ATTCTTTGCGACTGCCGAGTTGTCTTGCAAGTGCTGGGACCTTGGTCTGCAGATAAAGCAGCAGGCATCATGGTTCGTGAACTGCAGAAGTACATCAAACATGAGTTGGATGATTTCAATCGCAGATTCCTGCTCTTCACTGAAACCATTCTGCGTAAAATTCATGCCCTCTGTGAGGTGCACTTTTCTCCTGCCTCCCTGGACCTCAGATTTGTCACGCCAAAGGTCCTCAAACTGTTGGAGATTTTGCATGAATACAAGCCTTTTGAGAGGCAGCAGTTTGAGAGTGTAGAATGGTACAACAATCGGAATCAGGACAACTATGTCTCATGGAGtgactcagaagatgaagaggTTGAGACAAAAGAAAGGCCTGAGGCAAACTTCCCTTCTCCTTTTACCAACATATTGTGCGGAATCATCTTCGTGGAGAGGCGATACACAGCTGTGGTCCTCAATCG TCTTATCAAGGAAGCAGGGAAGCAAGATCCAGAACTGGCCTACATAAACAACAACTTCATTACTGGCCATAGTATTTGCAAGAACCAGCCCCGTAACAAGCAGATGGAGATAGAATTCAGGAAACAAGAGGAG GTGCTACGAAAGTTCCGGGCACATGAAACCAACCTGCTTATTGCTACTAGCATTGTGGAGGAAGGAGTGGACATTCCAAAGTGCAACTTGGTGGTGCGCTTTGACCTCCCATCAGAGTACCGGTCATATGTCCAGTCTAAAGGCAGAGCCCGGGCTCCTGTCTCCAACTACATTATGTTGGCAGATAGTGAGAGGACAAAGTCCTTTGAAGACGATCTCTCAACATATAAGGCCATAGAGAAG ATTTTGAGGAACAAGTGTTCAAAGTCAGTGGAGGTGAGTGAGTTTGACACTGATCAAGAGTTTGATGATGACAACATTCTCCCACCCTATGTTCTTCGATCTGAAGATGGAGGTCCCCAGGTAACCATCAACACAGCTATTGGGCACATTAACAG GTATTGCGCAAGGCTACCAAGTGACCCTTTTACCCATTTGGCGCCAAAGTGTAAAACTGTGGAGACACAGGATGGAAAGTTCCAGTCTACACTTTATTTACCCATTAATTCTCCACTGAGGACCCCTGTTCAG GGTCCTGAAATGAGTTGTGTCAGACTGGCAGAGAAAGCGGTTGCTCTTTTATGCTGTGAGAAACTACACAAAATGG GTGAGCTGGATGATCATTTGATGCCAGTGGGAAAGGAAACTGTTAAGTATGAAGAAGAACTTGACCTTCACGATGAAGAGGAGACTTGCGTTCCGGGCCGCCCTGGGTCCACCAAAAGGAGGCAGTGCTACCCCAAAGCT ATACCAGAATGCCTACAGGACAGTTATACAGAGCCAGAACAGACTTACTACCTGTATGTGATTGGGATGGTCCTGACTACCCCGCTTCCTGATGAACTCAACTTTCGACGCAGGAAACTCTATCCCCCAGAGGACACCACCAGGTGCTTCGGCATCTTGACTGCTAGACCGATACCTCGA ATCCCATATTTTCCGGTGTACACTCGCTCAGGGGAGGTGACGATCTCTATTGAGCTGCAAAAATCTGACTTCAAACTCACGTCGGGACAGCTGGACCTCATCACACGCCTGCACCAATACATCTTCTCCCACATTCTCCGTTTGGAGAAACCTGCCCTGGAGTACAAGCCCATGCTGGCAGACTCTGCTTATTGTGTTCTACCACTGAATGTTG ttggGGATTCTGATGCTCTAGACATTGACTTTAAATTCATGGAGGACATTGAAAATTCAGAGGCTCGCATTGGCATTCCCACCACTCAGTATACCAAACAAAACCCCTTTATTTTCAAGCTGGAGGACTACCAGGATGCTGTCATCATTCCAAG ATACCGTAACTTTGACCAACCTCATCGTTTTTATGTGGCTGATGTGTATACAGACCTGACACCTCTCAGCAAGTTTCCATCACCTGAATATGAGACTTTTGCTGAGTACTACAAAACAAAGTACAATCTGGACCTCTCTAACCTGAACCAACCACTCCTGGATGTCGATCACACATCCTCTCG ATTAAACCTGTTGACACCTCGTCACTTGAATCAGAAAGGAAAGGCTCTGCCGCTCAGCAGTGCTGAGAAAAGGAAGGCTAAATGGGAGAGTTTGCAGAACAAGCag atcctAGTCCCAGAGCTTTGTGCCATCCACCCCATCCCTGCCTCTCTGTGGAGGAAAGCAGTGTGTCTGCCTAGTATTCTTTACCGCCTCCACTGTCTGTTGACTGCTGAGGAACTCCGATCCCGAACAGCCAAAGAAGCCGGAGTGGGCTCTGAGACTCTACCCCCTGACTTCAG GTATCCAAACCTGGACTTTGGCTGGAAACAAGCAATTGACAGCAAAATATTGATCTTTGCACTTGAGTCCTGCTCTGTTGACAGTGGTGACTGCTCCACCTCTTCAGAACAATTACACCACGAATCCCCTCACCCCATGTATCAAAGTCCTCACAACTCTGCCCTGCCTGAGGAAAGCACCTGCTCCAAGAGCCACATGAATGGTAGCACCCTTGTTACAAATCTTAGCAACAGGGTTTGTCCACCAAGGGAGAGTCTTTACCAACCTGAAAGTTGTTCACTTGCTCTCAACAACTCTCCCGTTAAGCTAAGTTCTGAATCATTGCAATGCCCTACCTCATTTTCTGTGAAACCCTGTCAGAGTCTGAATAATCCAAGTACAAGTCCTCAGCAGCATAGTAATGAACAGACACCCAAGAAGTTTTCTGAGCACACAAGTATATCTACCTCTATCAGCTTCAAGAACCCCAACACTCCCTCTGCTCAGAACACATGCACAGTAGAAACAATTCCTTCTTTGGATGTCAATCCAATTGCCCCGTCGAGAGACATGACACCAACCTTCCACAAGAGCCTGGGTCCCAACCCGGGTCTCATACTGCAAGCATTGACCCTGTCCAATGCCAGTGATGGTTTTAACCTGGAGCGACTGGAGATGCTTGGCGACTCTTTCTTGAAGCATGCAATCACTACTTATCTCTTCTGTACCTACCCTGATGCCCACGAAGGCCGACTCAGCTACATGAGGAGTAAAAAG GTTAGCAATTGCAATCTCTACCGCTTGGGGAAGAAAAAGGGACTTCCAAGCATGATGGTGGTTTCTATCTTTGACCCCCCTGTCAACTGGTTGCCTCCGGGGTATGTAGTCAACCAAGACAAGTGCAGCACTGACAAGCTGGATTTAGAAGAG ACTTGA
- the dicer1 gene encoding endoribonuclease Dicer isoform X1: protein MAGLKLITPATSSMGPFFALPWQQEAIHDNIYTPRKYQVELLEAALEHNTIVCLNSGSGKTFIAVLLTKELSHQIRGDYKENAKRTIFLVNSASSVGQQATVIRTHSDLQVGEYTDLVGSLSWTDEQWTHEIASHQVLVMTCHTFLQILRNKVLPLSQINLVVFDDCHLAIADHPYRNVMELFDGSSCPRILGLTASILNGKCNPSKLEEKIQNLERILKSNAETATDLVVLDRHASQPREVVLDCGTYLDESGLSSCLLRELDGALDFLSDCNIAVPIEEKDPTLISKQILCDCRVVLQVLGPWSADKAAGIMVRELQKYIKHELDDFNRRFLLFTETILRKIHALCEVHFSPASLDLRFVTPKVLKLLEILHEYKPFERQQFESVEWYNNRNQDNYVSWSDSEDEEVETKERPEANFPSPFTNILCGIIFVERRYTAVVLNRLIKEAGKQDPELAYINNNFITGHSICKNQPRNKQMEIEFRKQEEVLRKFRAHETNLLIATSIVEEGVDIPKCNLVVRFDLPSEYRSYVQSKGRARAPVSNYIMLADSERTKSFEDDLSTYKAIEKILRNKCSKSVEVSEFDTDQEFDDDNILPPYVLRSEDGGPQVTINTAIGHINRYCARLPSDPFTHLAPKCKTVETQDGKFQSTLYLPINSPLRTPVQGPEMSCVRLAEKAVALLCCEKLHKMGELDDHLMPVGKETVKYEEELDLHDEEETCVPGRPGSTKRRQCYPKAIPECLQDSYTEPEQTYYLYVIGMVLTTPLPDELNFRRRKLYPPEDTTRCFGILTARPIPRIPYFPVYTRSGEVTISIELQKSDFKLTSGQLDLITRLHQYIFSHILRLEKPALEYKPMLADSAYCVLPLNVVGDSDALDIDFKFMEDIENSEARIGIPTTQYTKQNPFIFKLEDYQDAVIIPRYRNFDQPHRFYVADVYTDLTPLSKFPSPEYETFAEYYKTKYNLDLSNLNQPLLDVDHTSSRLNLLTPRHLNQKGKALPLSSAEKRKAKWESLQNKQILVPELCAIHPIPASLWRKAVCLPSILYRLHCLLTAEELRSRTAKEAGVGSETLPPDFRYPNLDFGWKQAIDSKILIFALESCSVDSGDCSTSSEQLHHESPHPMYQSPHNSALPEESTCSKSHMNGSTLVTNLSNRVCPPRESLYQPESCSLALNNSPVKLSSESLQCPTSFSVKPCQSLNNPSTSPQQHSNEQTPKKFSEHTSISTSISFKNPNTPSAQNTCTVETIPSLDVNPIAPSRDMTPTFHKSLGPNPGLILQALTLSNASDGFNLERLEMLGDSFLKHAITTYLFCTYPDAHEGRLSYMRSKKVSNCNLYRLGKKKGLPSMMVVSIFDPPVNWLPPGYVVNQDKCSTDKLDLEESLANGSSENCEMEEENDAPSELMMQGEPKDEASMEDDLEYYNEHIKFIDNMLLGSGAFGKKISLGGLPTPVSPANPSLSLASPSEWKSPKSPLNSAIGKYHLETVSSGHSVEEFDYSCWDAMCYLDPTKASEEDDFVVGFWNPSDENCGNELGKQSISYDLHTEQCIADKSIADCVEALLGCYLTSCGERAAQLFLCSLGLKVLPLEQSSQASGMAQHQNSTLDQCYGWLKIPPRCMLDHLDTKQHLHHLISGFENFERKINYTFKNKAYLLQAFTHASYHYNTITDCYQRLEFLGDAILDYLITKHLYEDPRQHSPGVLTDLRSALVNNTIFASLAVKYDYHKYFKAISPELFHVIDDFVQFQLEKNEMQGMDSELRRSEEDEEKEEDIEVPKAMGDIFESLAGAIYMDSGMSLEIVWQVYFPMMRPLIEKFSANVPRSPVRELLEMEPETAKFSPAERTYDGKVRVTVEVVGKGKFKGVGRSYRIAKSAAARRALRSLKANQPQVQSN from the exons ATGGCTGGCCTAAAACTCATCACCCCTGCAACATCATCCATGGGGCCCTTTTTTGCTCTTCCGTGGCAGCAGGAGGCAATCCATGACAACATCTACACACCGCGGAAGTACCAG GTAGAACTTCTCGAGGCAGCTTTGGAACATAATACTATTGTATGCTTGAACAGTGGCTCAGGGAAGACATTTATTGCAGTACTGCTAACAAAAGAACTCTCACACCAAATACGTGGGGATTACAAAGAGAATGCAAAAAGGACTATATTTCTAGTGAACTCAG CTTCCTCTGTTGGCCAGCAAGCAACAGTCATCCGCACTCACTCTGACCTCCAGGTGGGAGAATATACAGATTTAGTGGGGAGTTTGTCATGGACAGACGAACAGTGGACTCACGAGATTGCCAGTCACCAG GTCTTGGTAATGACTTGTCATACATTTCTCCAGATATTGAGAAATAAAGTCTTACCTCTGTCACAAATAAACCTTGTGGTTTTTGATGATTGCCACCTGGCGATCGCAGACCATCCTTACCGCAATGTCATGGAG CTGTTTGATGGCTCTTCCTGTCCTCGTATCCTGGGTCTCACAGCTTCCATTCTCAATGGCAAGTGCAACCCATCGAAATTGGAGGAGAAGATCCAGAATCTTGAGAGAATCTTGAAAAGCAATGCTGAAACTGCAACTGACCTCGTGGTCCTTGACAG ACATGCCTCTCAGCCACGAGAGGTTGTGCTGGACTGTGGAACCTATTTGGATGAGAGCGGTCTGTCCTCCTGTTTGCTGCGGGAGCTGGATGGTGCACTTGACTTTCTCAGTGACTGCAATATCGCTGTTCCCATTGAAGAAAAGGATCCCACTTTGATTTCTAAGCAg ATTCTTTGCGACTGCCGAGTTGTCTTGCAAGTGCTGGGACCTTGGTCTGCAGATAAAGCAGCAGGCATCATGGTTCGTGAACTGCAGAAGTACATCAAACATGAGTTGGATGATTTCAATCGCAGATTCCTGCTCTTCACTGAAACCATTCTGCGTAAAATTCATGCCCTCTGTGAGGTGCACTTTTCTCCTGCCTCCCTGGACCTCAGATTTGTCACGCCAAAGGTCCTCAAACTGTTGGAGATTTTGCATGAATACAAGCCTTTTGAGAGGCAGCAGTTTGAGAGTGTAGAATGGTACAACAATCGGAATCAGGACAACTATGTCTCATGGAGtgactcagaagatgaagaggTTGAGACAAAAGAAAGGCCTGAGGCAAACTTCCCTTCTCCTTTTACCAACATATTGTGCGGAATCATCTTCGTGGAGAGGCGATACACAGCTGTGGTCCTCAATCG TCTTATCAAGGAAGCAGGGAAGCAAGATCCAGAACTGGCCTACATAAACAACAACTTCATTACTGGCCATAGTATTTGCAAGAACCAGCCCCGTAACAAGCAGATGGAGATAGAATTCAGGAAACAAGAGGAG GTGCTACGAAAGTTCCGGGCACATGAAACCAACCTGCTTATTGCTACTAGCATTGTGGAGGAAGGAGTGGACATTCCAAAGTGCAACTTGGTGGTGCGCTTTGACCTCCCATCAGAGTACCGGTCATATGTCCAGTCTAAAGGCAGAGCCCGGGCTCCTGTCTCCAACTACATTATGTTGGCAGATAGTGAGAGGACAAAGTCCTTTGAAGACGATCTCTCAACATATAAGGCCATAGAGAAG ATTTTGAGGAACAAGTGTTCAAAGTCAGTGGAGGTGAGTGAGTTTGACACTGATCAAGAGTTTGATGATGACAACATTCTCCCACCCTATGTTCTTCGATCTGAAGATGGAGGTCCCCAGGTAACCATCAACACAGCTATTGGGCACATTAACAG GTATTGCGCAAGGCTACCAAGTGACCCTTTTACCCATTTGGCGCCAAAGTGTAAAACTGTGGAGACACAGGATGGAAAGTTCCAGTCTACACTTTATTTACCCATTAATTCTCCACTGAGGACCCCTGTTCAG GGTCCTGAAATGAGTTGTGTCAGACTGGCAGAGAAAGCGGTTGCTCTTTTATGCTGTGAGAAACTACACAAAATGG GTGAGCTGGATGATCATTTGATGCCAGTGGGAAAGGAAACTGTTAAGTATGAAGAAGAACTTGACCTTCACGATGAAGAGGAGACTTGCGTTCCGGGCCGCCCTGGGTCCACCAAAAGGAGGCAGTGCTACCCCAAAGCT ATACCAGAATGCCTACAGGACAGTTATACAGAGCCAGAACAGACTTACTACCTGTATGTGATTGGGATGGTCCTGACTACCCCGCTTCCTGATGAACTCAACTTTCGACGCAGGAAACTCTATCCCCCAGAGGACACCACCAGGTGCTTCGGCATCTTGACTGCTAGACCGATACCTCGA ATCCCATATTTTCCGGTGTACACTCGCTCAGGGGAGGTGACGATCTCTATTGAGCTGCAAAAATCTGACTTCAAACTCACGTCGGGACAGCTGGACCTCATCACACGCCTGCACCAATACATCTTCTCCCACATTCTCCGTTTGGAGAAACCTGCCCTGGAGTACAAGCCCATGCTGGCAGACTCTGCTTATTGTGTTCTACCACTGAATGTTG ttggGGATTCTGATGCTCTAGACATTGACTTTAAATTCATGGAGGACATTGAAAATTCAGAGGCTCGCATTGGCATTCCCACCACTCAGTATACCAAACAAAACCCCTTTATTTTCAAGCTGGAGGACTACCAGGATGCTGTCATCATTCCAAG ATACCGTAACTTTGACCAACCTCATCGTTTTTATGTGGCTGATGTGTATACAGACCTGACACCTCTCAGCAAGTTTCCATCACCTGAATATGAGACTTTTGCTGAGTACTACAAAACAAAGTACAATCTGGACCTCTCTAACCTGAACCAACCACTCCTGGATGTCGATCACACATCCTCTCG ATTAAACCTGTTGACACCTCGTCACTTGAATCAGAAAGGAAAGGCTCTGCCGCTCAGCAGTGCTGAGAAAAGGAAGGCTAAATGGGAGAGTTTGCAGAACAAGCag atcctAGTCCCAGAGCTTTGTGCCATCCACCCCATCCCTGCCTCTCTGTGGAGGAAAGCAGTGTGTCTGCCTAGTATTCTTTACCGCCTCCACTGTCTGTTGACTGCTGAGGAACTCCGATCCCGAACAGCCAAAGAAGCCGGAGTGGGCTCTGAGACTCTACCCCCTGACTTCAG GTATCCAAACCTGGACTTTGGCTGGAAACAAGCAATTGACAGCAAAATATTGATCTTTGCACTTGAGTCCTGCTCTGTTGACAGTGGTGACTGCTCCACCTCTTCAGAACAATTACACCACGAATCCCCTCACCCCATGTATCAAAGTCCTCACAACTCTGCCCTGCCTGAGGAAAGCACCTGCTCCAAGAGCCACATGAATGGTAGCACCCTTGTTACAAATCTTAGCAACAGGGTTTGTCCACCAAGGGAGAGTCTTTACCAACCTGAAAGTTGTTCACTTGCTCTCAACAACTCTCCCGTTAAGCTAAGTTCTGAATCATTGCAATGCCCTACCTCATTTTCTGTGAAACCCTGTCAGAGTCTGAATAATCCAAGTACAAGTCCTCAGCAGCATAGTAATGAACAGACACCCAAGAAGTTTTCTGAGCACACAAGTATATCTACCTCTATCAGCTTCAAGAACCCCAACACTCCCTCTGCTCAGAACACATGCACAGTAGAAACAATTCCTTCTTTGGATGTCAATCCAATTGCCCCGTCGAGAGACATGACACCAACCTTCCACAAGAGCCTGGGTCCCAACCCGGGTCTCATACTGCAAGCATTGACCCTGTCCAATGCCAGTGATGGTTTTAACCTGGAGCGACTGGAGATGCTTGGCGACTCTTTCTTGAAGCATGCAATCACTACTTATCTCTTCTGTACCTACCCTGATGCCCACGAAGGCCGACTCAGCTACATGAGGAGTAAAAAG GTTAGCAATTGCAATCTCTACCGCTTGGGGAAGAAAAAGGGACTTCCAAGCATGATGGTGGTTTCTATCTTTGACCCCCCTGTCAACTGGTTGCCTCCGGGGTATGTAGTCAACCAAGACAAGTGCAGCACTGACAAGCTGGATTTAGAAGAG TCTCTAGCCAATGGGAGTTCTGAAAACTGTgagatggaagaagaaaatgatgcACCAAGTGAGCTGATGATGCAAGGAGAGCCAAAGGATGAAGCCAGCATGGAGGATGACCTGGAGTACTACAACGAACACATCAAGTTCATAGACAACATGTTGCTAGGATCAGGAGCATTTGGAAAGAAGATTTCTCTTGGTGGCCTGCCTACACCCGTCTCTCCTGCAAACCCATCTCTGTCTCTGGCTTCTCCATCTGAATGGAAGTCCCCCAAGTCGCCGCTTAATTCTGCTATTGGTAAATACCACTTGGAGACGGTTTCCAGTGGACATTCTGTTGAGGAGTTTGACTACAGCTGCTGGGATGCTATGTGTTACCTTGACCCTACCAAGGCCAGTGAAGAAGATGATTTTGTGGTGGGTTTTTGGAATCCATCGGACGAAAACTGTGGAAATGAACTTGGCAAACAGTCCATATCTTACGACCTTCACACAGAGCAGTGCATTGCTGACAAGAGCATTGCTGACTGCGTGGAGGCTCTGTTGGGTTGCTATTTGACAAGCTGTGGTGAGCGTGCTGCCCAGTTGTTCCTCTGCTCATTGGGCCTCAAG GTTCTACCACTTGAGCAATCCAGCCAAGCATCAGGAATGGCACAGCACCAGAACTCAACACTGGACCAGTGCTATGGTTGGCTTAAGATCCCACCCCGTTGCATGCTGGACCATCTGGACACTAAGCAACACCTTCACCATTTAATCTCTGGATTTGAGAACTTTGAAAGGAAGATTAactatacatttaaaaacaaggcCTATCTCCTGCAAGCTTTCACCCATGCTTCGTACCATTACAACACCATCACAG ATTGCTACCAGCGTTTGGAATTTCTTGGTGATGCAATTCTCGACTACCTCATAACAAAGCACCTCTACGAAGATCCCCGGCAACACTCCCCGGGGGTGCTGACCGATTTGCGTTCAGCACTGGTCAACAACACCATCTTTGCCTCCCTAGCTGTCAAATATGACTACCACAAGTACTTCAAGGCAATTTCACCTGAACTTTTCCATGTCATTGATGACTTTGTTCAGTTTCAACTGGAGAAGAATGAGATGCAAGGCATGGACTCTGAG CTGCGGCGctctgaggaagatgaagagaaggaggaggacatTGAGGTCCCCAAAGCCATGGGAGATATTTTTGAGTCTCTTGCTGGAGCAATTTATATGGACAGTGGAATGTCATTGGAAATAGTTTGGCAGGTGTATTTTCCAATGATGAGGCCACTTATAG AGAAGTTCTCCGCTAATGTGCCTCGTTCTCCTGTGAGAGAGTTGCTGGAGATGGAGCCAGAGACTGCTAAGTTCAG CCCAGCGGAAAGAACCTATGATGGGAAAGTCCGGGTGACAGTGGAGGTTGTCGGGAAGGGCAAGTTCAAAGGTGTCGGCCGCAGCTACAGAATCGCCAAGTCTGCTGCGGCACGGCGAGCACTACGCAGCCTCAAAGCCAATCAACCTCAGGTCCAAAGCAACTGA